One Micropterus dolomieu isolate WLL.071019.BEF.003 ecotype Adirondacks linkage group LG23, ASM2129224v1, whole genome shotgun sequence DNA window includes the following coding sequences:
- the skp1 gene encoding S-phase kinase-associated protein 1 gives MPTIKLQSSDGEIFEVDVEIAKQSVTIKTMLEDLGMDDEGDDDPVPLPNVNAAILKKVIQWCTHHKDDPPPPEDDENKEKRTDDIPVWDQEFLKVDQGTLFELILAANYLDIKGLLDVTCKTVANMIKGKTPEEIRKTFNIKNDFTEEEEAQVRKENQWCEEK, from the exons ATGCCCACAATAAAACTACAGAGCTCTGATGGGGAAATCTTCGAGGTGGATGTTGAGATAGCCAAACAGTCAGTCACTATCAAGACCATGTTAGAAg ATTTGGGTATGGATGATGAAGGAGATGATGACCCAGTTCCTCTTCCTAATGTGAATGCTGCCATTCTCAAGAAG GTGATTCAGTGGTGCACTCATCACAAAGATGACCCCCCTCCTCCTGAGGATGATGAGAACAAAGAGAAGAGGACAGATGACATTCCGGTATGGGAccaggagttcctcaaagtggaCCAAGGCACCTTGTTTGAACTCATTCTG gctGCCAACTATTTGGACATCAAAGGCCTGTTAGATGTCACCTGCAAAACGGTGGCCAACATGATCAAAGGCAAAACCCCGGAGGAGATCAGGAAGACTTTCAACATCAAAAATGATttcacagaggaggaggaagcccAG GTACGTAAAGAGAACCAGTGGTGTGAAGAGAAGTAA